From a region of the uncultured Desulfatiglans sp. genome:
- a CDS encoding conserved hypothetical protein (Evidence 4 : Unknown function but conserved in other organisms) codes for MKNQINASTLYNFVQCPRRVQLDFFGDPSKKDRVSAFVELLWERGNAFERETIESLDEPFVDLRPLKPAEKELQTLRVMRSGEKIIYGGRIRTDSLVGEPDLLVRKGEGYVAGDIKSGAGIEGEDDESDGKLKRHYAVQLALYTDILRQTGFLSRDHFPFIWDVHGHEVDYDLDTSISKREGRSLWNLYQECLNAVMGIARREQEPLAALCAVCKLCHWRSFCRAQLKQDDDLTLIPELGRAKRDVMYPYLKTVHDLAQADLSGIVQSKKTIFPRISANTIRRFQERARLLTTPDAKPYLKEKILFPDAGIELFYDVETDPMRDYCYLHGFIERKTSSLNRETYHAFVAEQPNLEQERDAFARAMDFMRKRGPFALYYYSHYERTTLRKLRERFPDIASEAEIEALFSSAWAIDLYSDVVRKSTEWPTNDFSIKTLATYLGFKWRDKEPSGAASIEWYHRWVETGNTDLRQRILDYNEDDCIAMRVLLDGLRTMRLGFNG; via the coding sequence ATGAAGAACCAGATCAACGCTTCGACATTATACAATTTCGTTCAATGCCCTCGTCGGGTACAGCTTGATTTTTTTGGGGACCCCTCCAAAAAAGATCGCGTCAGCGCGTTTGTCGAGCTTTTGTGGGAGCGGGGCAATGCCTTCGAGCGCGAAACAATAGAAAGTTTGGATGAACCGTTTGTCGACCTTCGCCCCCTTAAACCAGCGGAAAAAGAACTGCAAACGTTGCGGGTGATGCGCTCAGGCGAGAAAATCATCTATGGCGGCCGAATCCGAACCGACTCGCTCGTCGGCGAGCCAGACCTCCTGGTTCGCAAGGGCGAGGGCTATGTGGCGGGTGACATCAAAAGCGGCGCGGGCATCGAGGGCGAAGATGATGAATCCGACGGCAAACTGAAGCGCCATTACGCAGTCCAGCTTGCCCTGTATACCGATATCCTTCGGCAAACAGGGTTTTTGTCACGAGACCATTTCCCGTTTATATGGGATGTTCACGGCCATGAGGTCGATTATGATCTGGATACCTCAATTTCAAAAAGGGAGGGCCGCAGCCTGTGGAATCTCTATCAAGAATGCCTGAACGCCGTCATGGGTATTGCGAGGCGAGAGCAAGAACCCCTCGCGGCCCTGTGCGCAGTATGCAAGCTCTGCCACTGGCGGTCGTTTTGCCGCGCCCAGCTCAAGCAAGATGATGATCTGACCTTGATACCCGAATTGGGGCGGGCCAAGAGGGACGTCATGTATCCCTATTTAAAAACCGTTCATGATCTGGCCCAAGCCGACTTGAGCGGCATTGTCCAGAGTAAAAAAACGATCTTTCCGCGGATCAGCGCCAACACCATCAGACGGTTTCAGGAGCGGGCCAGGTTGCTGACAACGCCCGATGCCAAGCCCTATCTCAAGGAAAAAATACTATTTCCGGATGCCGGCATCGAGCTTTTTTATGACGTGGAAACCGATCCCATGCGGGACTACTGTTATCTGCACGGATTCATAGAACGGAAAACATCAAGCCTGAACCGTGAAACTTACCACGCCTTCGTCGCCGAGCAGCCCAACCTGGAACAGGAGCGCGACGCCTTCGCGCGGGCCATGGATTTCATGAGAAAGCGAGGTCCGTTCGCGCTCTATTATTACTCCCACTATGAAAGGACCACCTTGCGGAAGCTCCGGGAGCGCTTTCCCGACATCGCCTCGGAAGCCGAGATCGAAGCGTTGTTCTCTTCGGCGTGGGCCATCGATCTTTATTCGGATGTTGTGCGAAAGAGCACCGAGTGGCCCACCAACGATTTTTCAATCAAAACCCTGGCGACCTATCTCGGCTTCAAATGGCGGGACAAGGAGCCCTCTGGAGCCGCCTCCATCGAATGGTACCACCGATGGGTTGAAACCGGGAACACGGACCTTCGCCAAAGAATCCTGGATTACAACGAGGATGACTGCATCGCCATGCGGGTTCTGCTGGATGGGCTCCGGACCATGCGCCTCGGTTTCAACGGTTAA
- a CDS encoding hypothetical protein (Evidence 5 : Unknown function) yields the protein MKGPPCGSSGSAFPTSPRKPRSKRCSLRRGPSIFIRMLCERAPSGPPTIFQSKPWRPISASNGGTRSPLEPPPSNGTTDGLKPGTRTFAKESWITTRMTASPCGFCWMGSGPCASVSTVKIQLILGGRDRLIGMQLIDELIDIIRVAGKFQGSHITLHAGTVQTRPQA from the coding sequence ATGAAAGGACCACCTTGCGGAAGCTCCGGGAGCGCTTTCCCGACATCGCCTCGGAAGCCGAGATCGAAGCGTTGTTCTCTTCGGCGTGGGCCATCGATCTTTATTCGGATGTTGTGCGAAAGAGCACCGAGTGGCCCACCAACGATTTTTCAATCAAAACCCTGGCGACCTATCTCGGCTTCAAATGGCGGGACAAGGAGCCCTCTGGAGCCGCCTCCATCGAATGGTACCACCGATGGGTTGAAACCGGGAACACGGACCTTCGCCAAAGAATCCTGGATTACAACGAGGATGACTGCATCGCCATGCGGGTTCTGCTGGATGGGCTCCGGACCATGCGCCTCGGTTTCAACGGTTAAGATTCAACTAATCCTCGGAGGACGCGACCGACTCATCGGCATGCAATTGATCGATGAATTGATCGACATCATCCGTGTAGCCGGCAAGTTCCAAGGCTCCCATATCACCCTCCACGCCGGCACCGTCCAAACTCGCCCCCAGGCGTGA
- the groEL gene encoding chaperone Hsp60, peptide-dependent ATPase, heat shock protein (Evidence 2a : Function from experimental evidences in other organisms; Product type f : factor), whose translation MPAKMIAYGSKARESMLQGVNILANAVKVTLGPKGNNVVLNKSWGSPTITKDGVSVAKEIELEDKFQNMGAQMVKEVASKTSDTAGDGTTTATVLAQAIYNEGQKLVAAGVSPMSLKRGIDKGVEAVVAELKSISKPTKDKKEIEQVGTISANSDETIGRLISEAMEKVGKEGVITVEEAKSMETTLEVVEGMQFDKGYLSPYFVTDSQKMEAVLEDPYILIHEKKISVMKDLVPLLEEVARAGKPLLIIAEDVEGEALATLIVNKLRGTLKVAAVKAPGFGDRRKAMLEDIAILTGGQVVSEDIGIKLENIKAKDLGTCKTVKIDKDNTTIVDGAGTKAAIEGRVKQIRAQIEETTSDYDREKLQERLAKIIGGVAVIKVGAATETEMKEKKARVEDALNATRAAVEEGIVPGGGVALVRCVKALENVKAKGEEKSGISILKHALTEPLKQIAKNAGHEGSVVLNKVLEGKDDFGFNAQTEEYENLLAAGVIDPTKVVRFAIQNAASVSALMLTTEAMIAEKPEKKKEPAMPPGGMPGGMDDDMY comes from the coding sequence ATGCCTGCAAAAATGATCGCCTATGGATCAAAAGCCCGGGAGTCCATGCTCCAGGGCGTTAATATTTTGGCCAATGCCGTGAAGGTCACCTTGGGCCCCAAGGGCAACAACGTGGTCCTGAACAAATCCTGGGGATCACCCACCATCACCAAGGACGGGGTGTCTGTGGCCAAGGAGATCGAACTGGAAGACAAGTTCCAGAACATGGGGGCCCAGATGGTCAAGGAGGTGGCCAGCAAAACCAGCGACACAGCCGGCGACGGCACCACCACCGCGACGGTGCTGGCCCAGGCCATTTACAACGAGGGCCAGAAGCTGGTGGCCGCCGGGGTGAGCCCCATGTCCCTCAAACGCGGCATCGACAAGGGCGTCGAGGCCGTGGTGGCCGAACTCAAAAGCATATCCAAACCCACCAAGGACAAAAAAGAGATCGAACAGGTGGGCACCATCTCGGCCAACAGCGACGAAACCATCGGCCGCCTGATCTCCGAGGCCATGGAAAAGGTGGGCAAGGAGGGCGTCATTACCGTCGAGGAGGCCAAAAGCATGGAGACCACCCTGGAGGTGGTCGAGGGCATGCAGTTCGACAAAGGCTATCTCTCCCCCTACTTTGTCACCGATTCCCAGAAGATGGAGGCGGTGCTCGAAGATCCCTATATCCTCATCCATGAAAAGAAGATTTCAGTGATGAAGGACCTGGTACCCCTGCTGGAAGAGGTGGCGCGGGCCGGCAAGCCGCTGTTGATCATCGCCGAGGATGTGGAAGGGGAGGCTCTGGCCACCTTGATCGTCAACAAACTGCGGGGCACCTTGAAGGTGGCCGCGGTGAAAGCGCCTGGCTTCGGCGACCGCCGCAAGGCCATGCTCGAGGATATCGCCATTTTGACCGGCGGCCAGGTGGTTTCCGAGGACATCGGCATCAAGCTTGAGAACATCAAAGCCAAGGACCTGGGCACCTGTAAAACGGTCAAGATCGACAAGGACAACACCACCATAGTGGACGGGGCCGGTACCAAGGCCGCCATCGAGGGCCGCGTGAAGCAGATCCGCGCCCAGATCGAGGAGACCACCTCCGACTATGACCGCGAAAAGCTCCAGGAGCGGCTGGCCAAGATCATCGGCGGCGTGGCGGTGATCAAGGTCGGCGCGGCCACCGAAACCGAAATGAAGGAGAAAAAGGCCCGCGTGGAAGACGCCTTGAACGCCACCCGGGCCGCCGTGGAGGAGGGCATCGTTCCCGGCGGCGGCGTGGCCCTTGTGCGGTGTGTGAAGGCTCTGGAGAACGTCAAGGCCAAGGGCGAGGAGAAAAGCGGCATCTCTATCCTGAAGCACGCCCTGACCGAACCGTTGAAGCAGATCGCCAAGAACGCCGGCCACGAGGGCTCCGTGGTGCTCAACAAGGTGTTGGAGGGCAAGGACGACTTCGGATTCAACGCCCAAACCGAGGAGTATGAAAATTTGCTGGCCGCCGGCGTCATCGATCCCACCAAGGTGGTGCGCTTCGCCATCCAGAACGCCGCCTCGGTGTCAGCTCTCATGTTGACCACCGAGGCCATGATCGCCGAAAAGCCGGAAAAGAAAAAAGAGCCGGCCATGCCACCGGGCGGCATGCCGGGCGGAATGGATGACGACATGTATTGA
- the groS gene encoding Cpn10 chaperonin GroES, small subunit of GroESL (Evidence 2a : Function from experimental evidences in other organisms; PubMedId : 12475168, 2897629, 2901493, 8506346, 8538739, 8876186, 9285585, 9298646, 9600841; Product type f : factor): MKIKPLNDRVIVKRVEQEQKTSGGIIIPDTAKEKPQEGLVVAVGPGKRDDEGKRTALEVKEGDRILFGKYAGTEIKIDGEEHIFMREDDILGILN; encoded by the coding sequence ATGAAAATCAAACCGTTGAATGACCGAGTGATCGTAAAGCGCGTGGAGCAGGAACAGAAGACCTCCGGGGGCATCATCATCCCGGACACCGCAAAGGAAAAACCCCAAGAAGGGCTGGTCGTGGCCGTGGGGCCCGGCAAGCGGGACGACGAGGGCAAACGGACGGCGCTGGAGGTCAAGGAAGGGGATCGCATCCTGTTCGGCAAGTATGCCGGCACCGAAATCAAGATCGACGGCGAGGAACACATCTTCATGCGCGAGGATGATATTTTGGGAATTCTGAACTGA
- a CDS encoding conserved hypothetical protein (Evidence 4 : Unknown function but conserved in other organisms), with translation MTEPETKALVPKGKQEIVSKAEQTKNGLVFTPDVDILESDRDITLLADMPGVQSRDLKVDLCNGVLTLAGDVAPWEGPDEKDILIEYEVGRFYRQFSISETIDQDRIDAQLSDGVLRLTLPKVESAIPRKIPITAG, from the coding sequence ATGACCGAGCCAGAAACCAAGGCGTTGGTGCCGAAAGGCAAACAGGAAATCGTTTCAAAGGCGGAGCAGACAAAGAATGGTCTGGTCTTCACGCCGGATGTGGACATCCTGGAGTCGGACCGCGACATCACGCTGCTGGCGGACATGCCCGGCGTTCAAAGCCGGGACCTGAAAGTGGATCTGTGCAACGGTGTGTTGACCCTGGCCGGCGATGTCGCGCCGTGGGAGGGTCCTGACGAAAAGGATATCCTCATCGAGTACGAAGTGGGCCGCTTTTACCGGCAGTTCAGCATATCCGAGACCATCGACCAGGATCGTATCGATGCTCAGTTGAGCGATGGTGTGCTGAGGCTCACGTTGCCCAAAGTTGAAAGCGCCATTCCGCGGAAAATTCCCATTACCGCCGGATGA
- a CDS encoding Heat shock protein Hsp20 yields MLTRRFFDTPAWDFDVAKPFAEFERLRRRMDRLFDEWMPSTWKAGRTMGVFPLVNLTEDRESYILRAEIPGVKSEDLDIQATAKSVSISGERRVIQEKENASYHRREREGGRFSRAVALSGEIDPDGVDAKLEHGVLTLRLPKTEASKAKQISVMSSQS; encoded by the coding sequence ATGCTGACAAGAAGATTTTTTGATACCCCGGCATGGGACTTTGACGTCGCAAAGCCCTTTGCCGAATTTGAACGACTGCGGCGGAGGATGGACCGTTTGTTTGATGAATGGATGCCGTCCACCTGGAAAGCAGGAAGGACCATGGGGGTATTCCCGCTGGTCAATCTAACCGAAGACCGGGAAAGCTACATTCTTCGGGCGGAGATCCCCGGTGTGAAGTCCGAAGATCTGGACATCCAAGCCACGGCCAAAAGCGTCTCCATTTCCGGGGAACGCCGTGTTATCCAGGAAAAGGAAAATGCGAGCTACCACCGGCGGGAGCGTGAGGGCGGCCGGTTTTCACGGGCCGTTGCGCTATCCGGGGAGATCGATCCAGACGGGGTTGACGCCAAACTGGAACACGGCGTGCTGACCCTGCGGCTGCCCAAAACCGAGGCGTCCAAAGCTAAGCAGATTTCAGTAATGTCTTCTCAATCATAA
- a CDS encoding Mannose-1-phosphate guanylyltransferase (GDP), Phosphomannomutase (fragment), translating to MESIDKNLVAIIMAGGVGTRFWPLSTHERPKQFIQLFDDRSLLQKSYDRVAGIVPDERVIVLTNRQFTPLVREQLPNVPDHNIIGEPERKDTAAAVCLGTLVAMKRFGNPVIVILTADHLIDPVENFQQTLASAVKEARETGALYTFGIKPTHPATGYGYLEVGQKTAMDQDVEHFQVVSFKEKPSAEVAGQYLESGRYLWNSGMFVWTVDAIFGELALHLPKHVEHLTKAVEKMGTNQWEDELQERFAALARISIDYAVMEKARDVRCVAGEFSWKDVGGWLAIQDFLAHDANGNFIKGRVHALDAQGNLVFCDQPQETLAMVGVSDVVVVRAGEKTLVAHKDRLEDVKHIVESMIAQPEAMTVSGIRSPP from the coding sequence ATGGAAAGCATCGACAAGAACCTGGTTGCCATTATCATGGCCGGCGGCGTGGGCACGCGGTTTTGGCCGCTCAGTACCCATGAACGGCCCAAACAGTTCATCCAACTTTTTGATGACCGCAGCCTGCTGCAAAAAAGCTATGACCGGGTTGCTGGCATCGTGCCGGATGAACGCGTGATTGTACTGACCAACCGGCAGTTCACGCCGCTGGTCCGAGAGCAACTTCCTAACGTACCGGACCATAATATCATCGGTGAACCCGAGCGCAAGGACACCGCCGCAGCGGTGTGTCTCGGCACGCTGGTCGCCATGAAACGCTTCGGCAATCCGGTGATCGTCATCTTGACGGCCGACCATTTGATCGACCCGGTTGAAAATTTTCAGCAGACCCTGGCTTCGGCAGTAAAAGAAGCCCGTGAGACCGGCGCGCTATACACCTTCGGAATCAAACCGACCCATCCGGCCACCGGCTACGGCTACCTGGAGGTCGGCCAAAAAACCGCCATGGATCAAGACGTGGAGCATTTTCAGGTTGTCTCCTTCAAAGAAAAACCGAGCGCCGAAGTCGCCGGGCAATATCTGGAATCCGGGCGGTATTTGTGGAACTCGGGCATGTTCGTGTGGACCGTGGACGCTATTTTCGGCGAGCTGGCCCTCCATCTTCCAAAGCACGTGGAGCATTTGACCAAGGCCGTGGAGAAGATGGGTACAAACCAATGGGAAGATGAGTTGCAAGAACGGTTCGCGGCCCTTGCGCGGATTTCCATCGATTATGCGGTGATGGAAAAAGCCCGGGATGTGCGTTGCGTGGCCGGAGAATTTTCATGGAAGGATGTGGGCGGATGGCTGGCGATCCAGGATTTTCTGGCTCACGACGCCAACGGCAATTTTATCAAAGGCAGGGTCCACGCGCTGGACGCCCAGGGCAATTTGGTCTTTTGCGATCAACCCCAGGAAACATTGGCCATGGTGGGTGTCAGCGACGTGGTGGTGGTCCGCGCGGGTGAAAAAACCCTGGTCGCTCACAAGGATCGCTTGGAAGATGTCAAACATATTGTCGAATCCATGATCGCGCAACCGGAAGCGATGACGGTTTCTGGAATCAGGAGTCCGCCCTGA
- a CDS encoding conserved hypothetical protein (Evidence 4 : Unknown function but conserved in other organisms), producing MAESKEPIVRRYEKNPILTKHDVPYPVETVHNAGVVKHNGKYVMLFRSHLRNGRSIIGLAESSDGVRFAVRPEPFITPAKAQPFAGYEAFGVEDPRICPMEDGYLITYSAYSQHGVRVALARTTDFERLERISLITQADYRNVVIFPEKIGGRYARLDRPHSEISPWSIWISYSPDLVHWGDAKVVIKPMAYHWDEMKVGPGATPIKTEKGWLNIFHGVFKTMDGAVYRLGVALHDLADPSRVLGVADDWILQPEDLWEISGYVHNVVFCCGAVAEDDGTVKIYWGGADSVMCVGTAMIADLVDLCLSNPRPALE from the coding sequence ATGGCAGAGTCTAAGGAACCGATCGTTCGGCGTTACGAGAAAAATCCCATACTGACCAAGCATGATGTGCCGTACCCGGTGGAAACGGTGCACAACGCCGGAGTGGTCAAGCACAACGGTAAATATGTCATGCTGTTCAGGTCCCACCTGAGAAATGGCCGGTCGATCATCGGTCTGGCGGAAAGCAGTGACGGCGTGCGGTTCGCGGTCAGGCCCGAGCCGTTTATCACCCCGGCCAAGGCCCAGCCGTTCGCCGGCTACGAGGCCTTTGGTGTGGAAGATCCGCGCATTTGCCCCATGGAGGACGGCTATCTGATCACTTACTCAGCCTATTCCCAGCACGGTGTACGGGTGGCCCTGGCCAGAACCACGGATTTCGAGCGCCTGGAACGGATCTCCCTGATCACCCAGGCGGATTATCGCAACGTGGTCATCTTCCCAGAAAAAATCGGCGGCCGCTATGCCCGGTTGGACCGGCCCCATTCGGAAATCTCACCGTGGTCCATCTGGATTTCCTATTCGCCGGACCTGGTGCATTGGGGGGATGCCAAGGTCGTCATCAAGCCCATGGCCTACCATTGGGATGAAATGAAGGTCGGACCGGGGGCCACGCCCATCAAAACCGAAAAAGGATGGCTGAACATCTTTCACGGCGTGTTCAAAACCATGGACGGTGCCGTCTACCGGCTCGGCGTGGCCCTGCATGACCTTGCCGATCCGTCAAGGGTCTTGGGCGTGGCCGACGATTGGATACTTCAACCCGAGGACCTATGGGAGATCAGCGGGTACGTGCACAACGTGGTTTTCTGCTGCGGCGCAGTGGCCGAGGACGACGGTACGGTAAAGATCTATTGGGGCGGCGCGGACTCGGTGATGTGTGTCGGCACGGCAATGATTGCCGATTTGGTGGATTTGTGTCTCTCAAATCCCCGTCCCGCGCTTGAATGA
- a CDS encoding Mannose-6-phosphate isomerase, producing the protein MKIAMLSPIAWRTPPRHYGPWENVVSLLTEGLVARGIDVALFATGDSETRGRLKSVCAKGYEEDTEMLPKVWECLHISELFEQGDAFDLIHNHFDYLPLTYSGMAATPVVTTIHGFSSPKILPVYKKYNGKCFYVAISEADKSPELDYAAVIHHGIDLGRFTFRPDQGTYLLFFGRIHPEKGTAECIEVARRTGMKLIMAGIIQDQAYFDTKVAPHLDGDRIVYVGSAGPEKRDELLGGAYALLHPIGFDEPFGLSVVESMACGTPVVALSRGSMPEIIAHGETGFLTADIDGMVQSLPNVRDLDRHKCRQWVETRFSVERMVDDYLRVYESIIGKTRREDHRPWGFYEVLADKRDHKVKRITVYPGQRLSYQRHFWRSEHWYVLSGTAVVTRNSEDIERVSGQAIDLPVGTWHRIRNPGPDNLVFIEVQTGDYFGEDDIERAEDDYGRV; encoded by the coding sequence ATGAAGATCGCCATGCTGTCACCCATCGCCTGGCGCACCCCGCCCAGACACTACGGTCCCTGGGAAAACGTGGTTTCCCTGCTGACCGAGGGTCTTGTGGCGCGCGGGATCGATGTGGCCCTGTTCGCCACCGGCGATTCGGAAACCCGGGGCCGGCTGAAGAGCGTCTGTGCCAAGGGATATGAAGAAGACACCGAAATGCTGCCCAAGGTTTGGGAGTGTCTGCATATTTCCGAGCTGTTCGAGCAAGGTGATGCCTTTGACCTGATTCACAACCACTTCGACTATCTGCCGCTGACCTATTCCGGCATGGCCGCGACGCCGGTGGTGACCACCATCCACGGCTTCTCGTCGCCCAAGATCCTGCCGGTGTACAAGAAGTACAACGGCAAATGCTTTTATGTGGCCATCAGCGAGGCCGACAAGTCGCCGGAGCTGGACTATGCCGCCGTCATCCATCACGGCATCGACCTTGGCCGGTTCACCTTCAGGCCCGATCAAGGAACATATCTGCTCTTTTTCGGCCGCATCCATCCGGAGAAAGGCACCGCCGAGTGCATCGAGGTGGCCCGTCGAACCGGCATGAAGCTCATCATGGCGGGCATCATCCAGGACCAGGCTTATTTCGACACAAAGGTTGCGCCCCACTTGGATGGCGACCGCATCGTCTATGTGGGCAGCGCCGGACCGGAAAAACGCGACGAACTGCTGGGCGGCGCATACGCCCTGTTGCACCCCATCGGTTTCGACGAGCCGTTCGGCCTTTCCGTGGTGGAATCCATGGCCTGCGGCACCCCGGTGGTGGCCCTTTCCAGGGGAAGCATGCCGGAAATCATCGCCCACGGGGAGACCGGTTTTTTGACCGCCGATATCGACGGGATGGTTCAGTCATTGCCCAATGTCAGGGACCTTGACCGCCATAAGTGCCGCCAGTGGGTTGAGACGCGCTTCAGCGTGGAGCGCATGGTGGACGATTACCTCCGTGTTTATGAATCCATTATCGGTAAGACCCGGCGCGAAGACCATCGGCCCTGGGGATTTTACGAGGTGTTGGCGGACAAGCGGGATCACAAGGTCAAGCGGATCACCGTCTACCCCGGGCAGCGACTGAGCTACCAGCGCCATTTCTGGCGCTCCGAACACTGGTACGTGCTCAGCGGCACCGCAGTGGTGACCCGAAACAGCGAAGATATCGAGCGGGTGTCCGGCCAGGCCATCGATCTGCCGGTGGGGACCTGGCACCGCATCCGCAATCCCGGACCGGACAACCTGGTGTTCATCGAGGTGCAGACCGGCGACTATTTCGGAGAGGATGATATCGAAAGAGCGGAGGACGACTATGGCAGAGTCTAA
- a CDS encoding conserved hypothetical protein (Evidence 4 : Unknown function but conserved in other organisms), giving the protein MTDARFKELFTRHSANPIIQARDLPYQANAVFNAAATRCGDDTLLLMRVEDRRGLSHLTAACSRDGVTDWRIDERPTLPADPENHPEEIWGIEDPRITRIDELDLWAVVYTAYSRGGPLVSMATTRDFKTFERKGVVMPPEDKDAALFPVRFNGRWAMLHRPVPGFAGVGAHIWISFSPDLKHWGDHQILLPARKGGWWDANKVGLSPPPLRTEKGWLILYHGVRNTASGCIYRLGLALLDLEDPTRLLARADEWVFAPEEIYETVGDVDKVVFPCGWLAEGDDIRMYYGGADKCIALATARVSELLDWLEKHNQQDRRMWG; this is encoded by the coding sequence ATGACCGATGCTAGATTCAAGGAGCTTTTTACACGGCACAGCGCCAACCCCATCATCCAGGCAAGGGACCTTCCCTACCAGGCCAACGCAGTGTTCAACGCAGCAGCCACGCGATGCGGCGACGACACCTTGCTGCTCATGCGCGTGGAAGACCGCCGTGGGTTATCGCACCTTACGGCGGCGTGCAGCCGGGACGGTGTGACCGACTGGCGGATCGATGAACGGCCCACCTTGCCGGCCGATCCGGAAAACCATCCCGAAGAGATCTGGGGCATCGAGGACCCCAGGATCACCCGAATCGACGAGCTGGATCTGTGGGCCGTGGTGTACACGGCTTATTCCCGGGGCGGTCCGCTGGTATCCATGGCCACGACGAGGGATTTTAAAACTTTCGAGCGCAAGGGCGTCGTCATGCCGCCGGAAGACAAGGACGCGGCCCTGTTCCCGGTGCGGTTCAACGGGCGCTGGGCCATGCTTCACCGGCCGGTTCCGGGATTCGCCGGTGTCGGCGCGCATATCTGGATCTCCTTCAGCCCGGACCTGAAGCATTGGGGCGACCACCAGATACTTTTGCCGGCCCGCAAGGGCGGCTGGTGGGACGCCAACAAGGTCGGTCTTTCGCCGCCGCCGCTGCGAACCGAAAAAGGGTGGCTGATCCTTTACCACGGCGTCCGCAACACGGCCTCCGGGTGCATTTATCGGTTGGGACTGGCGCTGTTGGACTTGGAGGACCCGACCCGGCTGTTGGCCAGGGCGGACGAATGGGTTTTCGCTCCGGAAGAGATCTATGAGACCGTCGGCGACGTGGACAAGGTGGTGTTCCCCTGCGGTTGGTTGGCCGAGGGAGACGATATCCGGATGTATTACGGCGGCGCGGACAAATGCATCGCCCTGGCCACGGCGCGGGTGTCGGAGTTGCTGGATTGGCTCGAAAAGCACAACCAGCAGGACCGACGAATGTGGGGGTAG